From Actinosynnema mirum DSM 43827, a single genomic window includes:
- a CDS encoding ABC transporter substrate-binding protein, with protein sequence MGAGGLDRRSFLAAAGLLGLGLGGPSLAACGSNTGRDGSAPGTLSHWYHAYGEDGVQDAVRRYAADYPDARVEVQWNPGDYESKIATALQGGRVPDVFEAQVKVDWVRQQRVVPLDDLLGDQRPDFVKTLLDSQTVDGRLYGVPQAIDTQVLFYRPSLLREAGVTPPTTVDELVDATRRLSGNTARGLFAGNDGGVAVLTAPLLWSAGLDLLSPDGESPGFDDPRAATAVGKLRELHATGGLLLGAPADWADPGAFTEGLTAMQWTGLWNLPKIVEAHGDDVGVLPFPRLDADGAESVPVGAYSAMVNARAADVERAKDYVRWLWVERTDHQAEFATAFGAHLPARASLRPAADRLSGGLGADVAQLVADVGRVASPARWSAAANTALSDAVSRVAREGADPAEELRAAVATARDELTRLDR encoded by the coding sequence ATGGGCGCCGGGGGACTGGACCGACGCTCGTTCCTCGCGGCAGCCGGGCTGCTCGGCCTCGGGCTGGGCGGGCCGTCGCTGGCCGCCTGCGGGTCCAACACCGGGCGCGACGGGTCCGCGCCGGGCACGCTCAGCCACTGGTACCACGCCTACGGCGAGGACGGCGTGCAGGACGCCGTGCGCCGGTACGCCGCCGACTACCCCGACGCCCGCGTCGAGGTGCAGTGGAACCCCGGCGACTACGAATCCAAGATCGCCACCGCGCTCCAGGGCGGCCGGGTGCCCGACGTGTTCGAGGCCCAGGTCAAGGTCGACTGGGTCCGGCAGCAGCGGGTCGTCCCGCTCGACGACCTCCTCGGCGACCAGCGCCCCGACTTCGTCAAGACCCTCCTGGACTCGCAGACCGTCGACGGCAGGCTCTACGGCGTCCCCCAGGCCATCGACACCCAGGTCCTGTTCTACCGCCCCAGCCTCCTGCGCGAGGCGGGCGTCACCCCGCCCACCACCGTGGACGAGCTGGTCGACGCCACCCGCCGCCTGTCCGGCAACACCGCGCGCGGCTTGTTCGCGGGCAACGACGGCGGCGTCGCCGTGCTCACCGCGCCGCTGCTGTGGTCCGCCGGGCTCGACCTGCTCAGCCCGGACGGCGAGTCCCCCGGCTTCGACGACCCGCGCGCCGCCACCGCCGTCGGCAAGCTCCGCGAGCTGCACGCCACGGGCGGCCTCCTGCTCGGCGCCCCTGCCGACTGGGCCGACCCCGGCGCGTTCACCGAGGGCCTGACCGCCATGCAGTGGACCGGCCTGTGGAACCTGCCCAAGATCGTCGAGGCGCACGGCGACGACGTCGGCGTCCTGCCCTTCCCGCGCCTGGACGCCGACGGCGCCGAGTCCGTGCCCGTGGGCGCCTACAGCGCGATGGTCAACGCCCGCGCCGCCGACGTCGAGCGCGCCAAGGACTACGTGCGCTGGCTGTGGGTCGAGCGGACCGACCACCAGGCCGAGTTCGCCACCGCCTTCGGCGCGCACCTGCCCGCCCGCGCCAGCCTGCGCCCCGCCGCCGACCGGCTCAGCGGCGGGCTCGGCGCGGACGTCGCCCAGCTCGTCGCCGACGTCGGCCGCGTCGCCAGCCCGGCCCGCTGGAGCGCCGCCGCGAACACCGCCCTGTCCGACGCCGTCTCCCGCGTCGCCCGCGAGGGCGCCGACCCCGCCGAGGAGCTGCGCGCCGCCGTCGCCACCGCCCGCGACGAGCTCACCAGGCTGGACCGGTGA
- a CDS encoding aldo/keto reductase: MQIRTMGRTGPAVSALGLGAMAMSGAYGESDRAESLATVRAALDAGVTLIDTGDFYGSGHNELLLAEALRGRAREEFVLSVKFGQLIGPGTRLLGVDGRPSSVKNYLAHSLTRLGVDHVDVYRPARLDPDVPVEDTVGAVKELVEAGHVRHLGLSEVGAGTIRRAHAVHPVADLQIEYSLISRAVEDEVLPVLRELGIGVTAYGVLGRGLISGHWDASRVTAGDHRARSPRFGAGNVEHNLGLVEALRAVAGERGCTVAQLVIAWVASRSDDVVPLVGARTRERLAEALPAAELELTGAELAAIERAVPRGAARGDRYPSVAMAALEVGN; the protein is encoded by the coding sequence ATGCAGATCCGAACGATGGGCCGCACCGGACCCGCCGTGTCCGCGCTGGGGCTGGGCGCCATGGCGATGTCCGGGGCGTACGGCGAGTCCGACCGGGCCGAGAGCCTGGCGACCGTGCGCGCCGCGCTGGACGCGGGCGTCACCCTGATCGACACCGGGGACTTCTACGGGTCGGGGCACAACGAGCTGCTGCTGGCCGAGGCGCTGCGGGGGAGAGCGCGCGAGGAGTTCGTGCTGAGCGTGAAGTTCGGGCAGCTGATCGGGCCGGGGACGCGGCTCCTGGGCGTCGACGGGCGGCCGTCGTCCGTGAAGAACTACCTGGCGCACTCGCTCACCAGGCTGGGCGTCGACCACGTGGACGTCTACCGGCCCGCGCGGCTGGACCCGGACGTGCCGGTCGAGGACACGGTCGGGGCGGTCAAGGAGCTGGTCGAGGCCGGGCACGTGCGGCACCTGGGGCTGTCGGAGGTGGGGGCCGGGACGATCCGCCGGGCGCACGCGGTGCACCCGGTCGCCGACCTGCAGATCGAGTACTCGCTGATCTCCAGGGCGGTGGAGGACGAGGTGCTGCCGGTGCTGCGCGAGCTGGGGATCGGGGTGACCGCGTACGGGGTGCTGGGGCGGGGGCTGATCTCGGGCCACTGGGACGCGTCGCGGGTGACGGCGGGGGACCACCGGGCGCGCTCGCCCCGGTTCGGCGCGGGGAACGTGGAGCACAACCTCGGGCTGGTGGAGGCGCTGCGCGCGGTGGCGGGGGAGAGGGGGTGCACGGTGGCGCAGCTGGTGATCGCCTGGGTGGCGTCCCGCAGCGACGACGTCGTGCCGCTGGTGGGGGCCCGGACGCGGGAGCGGCTGGCGGAGGCGCTGCCCGCGGCGGAGCTGGAGCTGACCGGGGCGGAGCTGGCGGCGATCGAGCGGGCGGTGCCCAGGGGCGCGGCTCGGGGCGACCGGTACCCGTCGGTGGCGATGGCGGCGCTGGAGGTGGGGAATTAG
- a CDS encoding helix-turn-helix transcriptional regulator codes for MHRDQLADFLRRRREAIRPAEVGLAEGPRRRTSGLRREEVAALAGMSTDYVVRLEQGRSSQPSTQLLGALARALRLSGDERDHLFRLAGHQPPPASGSARQARAGLARLLDLIDGTPALVMSDLGETLAQNRAAVLLMGDHSGFTGDERYLLHRWFTAPDALAAHGPEERERHSRSLVADLRAAVGRRVGAPDEAVANRLVARLARVSGEFRRLWAGHEVAVRAMDDKTLVHPAVGRLVMDCETLVTPDQRQLLLVLTPADAETRERLELLRVLGVEEFPTEQAHLA; via the coding sequence GTGCACCGGGACCAGCTCGCCGACTTCCTCCGCCGCCGCCGCGAGGCGATCCGACCCGCCGAGGTCGGCCTCGCCGAGGGGCCGCGCCGCCGCACCTCCGGCCTGCGCCGCGAGGAGGTGGCGGCGCTCGCGGGCATGTCCACCGACTACGTCGTGCGCCTGGAGCAGGGCCGCAGCAGCCAGCCGTCGACCCAGCTGCTCGGCGCGCTGGCGCGGGCGCTGCGGCTGTCCGGCGACGAGCGCGACCACCTGTTCCGCCTGGCCGGTCACCAGCCGCCGCCCGCCTCGGGGTCGGCGCGGCAGGCGCGGGCCGGGCTGGCGCGGCTGCTCGACCTGATCGACGGCACCCCCGCGCTGGTGATGTCGGACCTGGGCGAGACGCTGGCGCAGAACCGGGCGGCGGTGCTGCTCATGGGCGACCACAGCGGGTTCACCGGCGACGAGCGCTACCTGCTGCACCGCTGGTTCACCGCACCGGACGCGCTCGCCGCGCACGGCCCCGAGGAGCGCGAGCGGCACTCGCGGAGCCTGGTCGCGGACCTGCGGGCGGCGGTGGGGCGGCGGGTCGGGGCGCCGGACGAGGCGGTGGCGAACCGGCTGGTGGCGCGGCTCGCGCGGGTGAGCGGCGAGTTCCGGCGGCTGTGGGCCGGGCACGAGGTGGCGGTGCGCGCCATGGACGACAAGACGCTCGTGCACCCGGCCGTGGGCAGGCTGGTCATGGACTGCGAGACGCTCGTGACGCCGGACCAGCGGCAGCTGCTGCTCGTGCTCACCCCGGCCGACGCGGAGACCCGCGAGCGGCTGGAGCTGCTGCGCGTGCTGGGCGTGGAGGAGTTCCCCACCGAGCAGGCGCACCTGGCCTGA
- a CDS encoding bacteriophage spanin2 family protein — protein MRAATRTAATRFTTAAAAVTAVLALSACGALQEASDTAASVADTASAIQVCTDALAQAGAAVDTTSPEQAVDQAHTAADNLGDLAARAADTTVDEAITALATTLREVTVDDVVVRPAQWLELKAQQVATLTSACAS, from the coding sequence ATGCGCGCCGCCACCCGAACCGCCGCCACCCGATTCACCACCGCTGCCGCCGCCGTCACGGCCGTGCTGGCGCTGTCCGCGTGCGGCGCGCTGCAGGAGGCGTCGGACACCGCGGCCTCGGTCGCCGACACCGCGTCCGCCATCCAGGTGTGCACCGACGCGCTCGCCCAGGCGGGCGCCGCGGTCGACACCACGAGCCCCGAGCAGGCCGTGGACCAGGCGCACACCGCCGCCGACAACCTCGGCGACCTGGCGGCGCGCGCGGCGGACACGACGGTCGACGAGGCGATCACCGCGCTGGCGACGACGCTGCGCGAGGTCACCGTGGACGACGTGGTCGTCCGGCCCGCGCAGTGGCTGGAGCTCAAGGCCCAGCAGGTCGCCACGCTCACCAGCGCCTGCGCGTCCTGA
- a CDS encoding LysR family transcriptional regulator, with the protein MSGMTLLGLRVVVEVARRGSFTAAAEVLGYTQSAVSRQVGAMETAAGGPLFERGARGVRPTPAGEALLRHAGQVVAHVEAAELEIAGLRDRLAGRLVVGAYPTAAAALVPSAVARLRAAHPALAVSLGEAGSPALLRRLRAGRLEVAVIAVGDGLPDYDLTGLVVEQVPGQRGMGVAVADDHPFARQSEVDVAQLADQVWVVGVGKEGEPQFGAWPTLADPVVGHEARSWPTRFGLVKAGLGITVLPGLAAGTAPRGVTWVPVRDPELVWGRRTVALTRPDRSDAAGAFVRALRG; encoded by the coding sequence ATGTCCGGGATGACCCTGCTGGGGCTGCGCGTGGTGGTCGAGGTCGCGCGGCGCGGGTCGTTCACCGCCGCCGCCGAGGTGCTCGGCTACACCCAGTCCGCCGTGTCCCGCCAGGTCGGGGCGATGGAGACGGCTGCGGGCGGCCCGCTGTTCGAGCGCGGCGCGCGCGGCGTCCGGCCCACCCCGGCGGGGGAGGCGCTGCTCCGGCACGCCGGGCAGGTCGTCGCGCACGTCGAGGCGGCCGAGCTGGAGATCGCCGGGCTGCGCGACCGGCTCGCCGGGCGGCTGGTCGTCGGCGCGTACCCCACGGCCGCCGCCGCGCTGGTCCCGAGCGCCGTCGCCCGGCTGCGGGCCGCGCACCCCGCGCTGGCCGTGTCGCTGGGCGAGGCGGGCAGCCCCGCGCTGCTGCGCAGGCTCCGCGCCGGGCGGCTGGAGGTCGCGGTGATCGCGGTCGGCGACGGGCTGCCCGACTACGACCTGACCGGGCTGGTGGTCGAGCAGGTGCCGGGACAGCGGGGGATGGGCGTCGCGGTGGCCGACGACCACCCGTTCGCCCGGCAGTCCGAGGTGGACGTGGCGCAGCTCGCCGACCAGGTGTGGGTCGTCGGCGTCGGCAAGGAGGGCGAGCCGCAGTTCGGGGCGTGGCCCACGCTCGCCGACCCGGTGGTCGGGCACGAGGCGCGCAGCTGGCCGACCCGGTTCGGCCTGGTCAAGGCCGGGCTGGGCATCACGGTGCTGCCCGGCCTCGCCGCGGGCACCGCGCCGCGCGGCGTGACCTGGGTGCCGGTGCGCGACCCGGAGCTGGTGTGGGGCAGGCGGACCGTGGCCCTGACCCGCCCCGACCGCTCGGACGCGGCGGGCGCGTTCGTGCGCGCCCTCCGGGGGTGA